From Triticum aestivum cultivar Chinese Spring chromosome 4A, IWGSC CS RefSeq v2.1, whole genome shotgun sequence, a single genomic window includes:
- the LOC123087973 gene encoding BURP domain-containing protein 12 translates to MASPPRPVLATPLLLLLLLLPGNAAGAAAASSPVNPFTAKAAFIRYWNRKVPNNRPHPAFFLSKLSPLPAADAASFPSSLPDIRARLPTLCSKAALLCPSSPSESDSDSDVALASRKGPFASYRDANFTNYGSGAGAGTDGFNNYSPDVNIAADSFRRYGRDLSARADSFSSYEANGNVVTANFTSYAGGATGGSGSFTAYAANTNVPESRFSNYDAGANGRSRGFTSYSQESNGGESNFAGYGKSGNSLRETFTSYGNDTNTLSSGFANYGESANGATDSFTGYGVEGNVPENTFRSYGAGANAGVDTFKGYRDGSNVGDDSFASYVSKGANGGAAEFESYGGSANAGSVDFKGYGQGGNRNHEIGFKGYAGDNTTFKAYAETGVDFKEYHNTSSAATAATLTSEEHQQRLKKTKWSPEPGKFFRERELVAGNRMPMPDIRDKLPPRAFLPRDIARKIPFEASAVSEAFRAPPDTAMGKAVASTVAECGRAPSRGETKRCATSAEDVVDFAVDMLGDDIVVHSTASTAGSGAEIRLGSVTGGKAARAVSCHQSLFPYLVYYCHSVPRARVYEADIMAAAGDGEKINRGVAICHLDTSDWSPSHGAFVLLGGEPGKTEVCHWIFEGDMTWTVAD, encoded by the coding sequence ATGGCTTCGCCTCCCCGCCCCGTCCTCGCCACCCCGCTCCtactcctcctcctgctgctccctGGCAATGCCGCCGGCGCCGCGGCCGCGTCCTCGCCGGTGAACCCGTTCACGGCCAAGGCGGCCTTCATCCGGTACTGGAACCGCAAGGTGCCCAACAACCGCCCCCACCCGGCCTtcttcctctccaagctctccccgctgcccgccgccgacgccgcctccTTCCCCTCCTCGCTACCCGACATCCGCGCCCGCCTGCCCACGCTCTGCTCCAAGGCCGCCCTGCTATGCCCCTCGTCCCCCTCTGAATCTGATTCTGACTCTGATGTGGCGTTGGCGTCGCGGAAGGGCCCGTTCGCGAGCTACAGGGACGCCAACTTCACCAACTACggctccggcgccggcgccggcaccgACGGGTTCAACAACTACTCCCCGGACGTCAACATCGCCGCCGACTCGTTCCGCCGCTACGGCCGGGACTTGTCCGCGCGGGCGGACTCGTTCAGCAGCTACGAGGCCAACGGCAACGTCGTGACGGCCAACTTCACCTCCTACGCCGGCGGCGCCACCGGCGGGTCGGGCTCCTTCACCGCCTACGCCGCGAACACCAACGTGCCGGAGTCCAGGTTCAGCAACTACGACGCCGGCGCCAACGGGCGGAGCCGCGGGTTCACGTCCTACTCCCAGGAGTCCAACGGCGGGGAGAGCAACTTCGCCGGCTACGGCAAGAGCGGCAACAGCCTGCGGGAGACCTTCACCTCGTACGGCAACGACACCAACACCCTCAGCTCCGGGTTCGCCAACTACGGCGAGTCGGCCAACGGCGCCACCGACAGCTTCACGGGGTACGGCGTGGAGGGGAACGTGCCGGAGAACACGTTCCGGAGCTACGGGGCCGGCGCCAACGCCGGCGTGGACACGTTCAAGGGGTACCGCGACGGGTCCAACGTCGGGGACGACAGCTTCGCGTCCTACGTCAGCAAGGGCGCCAACGGCGGGGCCGCCGAGTTCGAGAGCTACGGCGGGTCGGCCAACGCCGGCAGCGTCGACTTCAAAGGGTACGGGCAAGGCGGCAACCGCaaccacgagatcgggttcaaggGGTACGCCGGTGACAACACCACGTTCAAGGCGTACGCCGAGACCGGCGTCGACTTCAAGGAGTACCACAACacgtcgtcggcggcgacggcggcgacattgACATCCGAGGAGCATCAGCagcgtctgaagaagacgaagtggTCTCCGGAGCCGGGTAAGTTCTTCAGGGAGAGGGAGCTGGTGGCGGGGAACCGGATGCCGATGCCGGACATCAGGGACAAGCTGCCGCCCAGGGCGTTCCTGCCGAGGGACATCGCGAGGAAGATCCCGTTCGAGGCGAGCGCCGTGTCGGAGGCCTTCAGGGCGCCGCCGGACACGGCGATGGGCAAGGCGGTGGCGTCCACGGTGGCGGAGTGCGGGCGCGCGCCGAGCCGGGGCGAGACCAAGCGGTGCGCGACCTCGGCGGAGGACGTCGTGGACTTCGCCGTGGATATGCTGGGCGACGACATCGTGGTGCACAGCACGGCCTCGACGGCGGGCAGCGGCGCGGAGATCAGGCTGGGCAGCGTCACCGGCGGGAAGGCGGCGCGGGCCGTGTCGTGCCACCAGAGCCTGTTCCCGTACCTGGTGTACTACTGCCACTCGGTGCCCAGGGCGCGGGTGTACGAGGCCGACATCatggccgccgccggcgacggtGAGAAGATCAACCGCGGGGTGGCCATCTGTCACCTTGACACGTCTGACTGGAGCCCGAGCCACGGCGCGTTCGTGCTCCTGGGCGGTGAGCCCGGCAAGACGGAGGTCTGCCATTGGATCTTCGAGGGCGACATGACATGGACGGTGGCAGATTGA